Part of the Deltaproteobacteria bacterium genome, ATCGAAATTTGCCGTGACGCGAAAGGAAAGTGGCTCGGCGAGGTAATCTCGACGTATCAGGCCTATCAGGTAGTTCGCCAGTACGGGGAGACTGATGGCGTAAGACGCCTTAGAAACCCAGCGCTCAGTCAGTCCGAAAAACCACTGGTGATGAGGCTAATGATCAACGACATAGTACGCATGGTTATCGATGACAAAGAAAAAATAATGCGCGTGGTCAAAATAGGTCTGAACGGGCAAATTTTTCTTGCTGGCCACAACGAGAGCAACGTCGACGCACGTAATAGGGACCCAGATGATCCATTCGCATACGTATCGAAGATGGCGGGCTCCCTTAGTGCAGTAAAGGCCCGCCGCGTTACTGTTTCCGAGATCGGTGATTTACGCGACAGCAGTCTACAGGAATAGCGGTTGATTGGCCGCATTGTAGAAGTTGCAGACGACCGTCGGCACTTATTTGTGACGAGGGGCTTCATGGTTGTACAAGAGCAAGGGAGCGAACGCAAAGAATTGGGACAAGTGCCGCTAGACGACATAGCTGCGCTTATCGCCAATGCTCATGGCCTTAGCTATACGAACAACCTGCTCGTTGCGCTGGCTGAACGCGGCATCCCCTTCGTACTCTGCGCCGCGAACCACAACCCAGTAGGAATACTATTGAGCACAGGCGGCAACTACCAGCAAGCCAAGCGTTTCGATGCACAAATCAGGGCTACCAGACCCACGACAAAGCGCCTCTGGGCCGACCTAGTTCGAGCCAAATTGCAACAGCAGGCTAGCACGCTAGAGGCTGCCGGCGCACCTAGCGCTCCTTTAACCGCGCTTGTCGCCAAAGTCCGTTCTGGCGACCCCGACAACTTGGAGGCTCAGGGCGCACGCCGGTACTGGAGCTTGCTGTTTGGCGATCAATTCCGGCGAGACCGAGCCTTAGGGGGTGTGAATTCCATACTGAATTATGGTTACACAGTGTTGCGTGCGGCGGTAGCCCGTGCAGTCATTGCAGCAGGACTTCATCCTACGGTAGGGCTACATCACTCAAATGAATTCAATGCGATGCGCCTGGTGGACGATCTTATGGAGCCTTTCCGCCCTGTAATCGACTTGAATGTATGGCACTTACATCGCAACGGAAAGGGCGAAGTGAGCCCCGAAACTAAGCGCTATCTTGTGCGCTCACTGTACGACGATATGCAAACCAATGCTGGCGCCACACCCGTGTTGGTTTGTACGCAAAAGCTCGCCACGTCTCTCGCCCAAGTGTTTCTCGGCGAACGTAAGACCTTGGATCTGCCATTGGCAGGTCTTCCTCTAGCGCTTGCAGCTACGCTGGA contains:
- the cas1 gene encoding type II CRISPR-associated endonuclease Cas1, which produces MIGRIVEVADDRRHLFVTRGFMVVQEQGSERKELGQVPLDDIAALIANAHGLSYTNNLLVALAERGIPFVLCAANHNPVGILLSTGGNYQQAKRFDAQIRATRPTTKRLWADLVRAKLQQQASTLEAAGAPSAPLTALVAKVRSGDPDNLEAQGARRYWSLLFGDQFRRDRALGGVNSILNYGYTVLRAAVARAVIAAGLHPTVGLHHSNEFNAMRLVDDLMEPFRPVIDLNVWHLHRNGKGEVSPETKRYLVRSLYDDMQTNAGATPVLVCTQKLATSLAQVFLGERKTLDLPLAGLPLALAATLDNE